From the Anopheles merus strain MAF chromosome 2L, AmerM5.1, whole genome shotgun sequence genome, the window AACGGGTTTCTGTTCTTCTAAGCCAGGGTTCTGTTTTGGGGAAATAAACAAAGCAACTTTCAAAGCAAATATTAAGCCCGCCTGTTCTTGTCCTATTGGGATCACACACTCTTGTGTAGGGAACCGTTGCTTCTTAGCTCGTTTTGATGATCACACCCAGTGGTGGTGGGTCAAAACTTGTTTAAATGACTCTTTCACTCTACGATTAACACAATCGTAAAGCCTATCATTATGTCGGTAAAACAAACCGCTCCAATTCCCTTTTTCCAACATTCCAACGCAAAATGATTCTGCCATTATGCAAAGACTGTTAACACATTCTCCCAAACGAACAGCACAAGCACAGCAAAGAAACTGGAGCACAAATCTCCAACATAATCAGCAACGAAAAATCGAGCTCCCACATCAAGATCGTCCAATCGTCTTCTTGCGGCCGTGACAATCGTGCAACCTACATTGTTCTGGGTTTAGAAACGTTGTTGCTCTTGCCACGAAATGAATGCATAATAATAACGCAAGCGAACGAGTACGGTATCACAGCAAGCAAGCCTGTGACGAGTGACTCAATTTAGAAGACATTTGACTTCTGCTCGACTTAGAAGGCTAaaaccgtttttttgtgtacaatAAATCACTTCATTCAGTAGCGGACGGTTGTGGTTTGTTCCAGTTTTAAGGCTTCGGCTGTGGGAACTTGTCTGTCATCATACTACGAGTTGGAGTGGACCTGGTTTTGACGGACACTTCTTTCCTAAACGTATGGGAAGCGTTGTTCCGTTTCCTTTTCCCCAAAATCTTCCCCGAAAAGCATACGGAACTCTACTGCCAAAGAATGGTCCGGGGGAACGgcggtttaatttattttcattgcCATTTTTTCTCCTGCACAAGCTGTCGCTAATAGTTCTGCACACACATTTTTCAAACCCTGTGGGGCCACCAACCCTGCTGGGTGAATCCCACTTTTTGAAACTAAGATCTTTATCAGcctgaaaagcaaaaaaaaagaagatacaAACAAACGGTTCTCCCCATTCAGCAATGGTGCTCCAGtccgggttcgtcgcttttgCTACTGgagtttttcgttttgttggctgttttttttctcctgatCTCTCCTTCTGCAACTACTTCCCCATTCGTTAAACGCTCGTAAGTGGGTCGGAAAATTGGTCTTATATGGACGAGGTCGGTTGTCGATTCCCGCTTCATGCcttgcctcccccccccccccgtccccTTTTCCCCTGGCACACATTCCCCGTTAGATGGGGCCTTTGTGTGCATGGGATAATTTTCCGCGATTTACCCTCAAAATCGTCCATTCGGGCAGGGTTGGCGCGCGAACGTAAAATGGGACATTTCCCGCTCCCCCACTATCTCGGGGAAGGAGCGCGGGAACAGGAAAATAGGACATCACCCGCATACCCGCATCGCACAACATCCATCTTGCTGGCAAGCAGATTTGCCAATCAGATCGTTACTTCCGCCTCTGTAACGGCAAGCGAGCAAGACGGTTTGCCCCAAGGGCGCAAACTCTCTCGGTTCGGATAgccgcttttttttgcttttcttctttACTGCCCACAATGTTGCGTGACATTCGCGATTCTTGATATACGGGAGTTTTGCCTATTGAGTCAGCAAGACACCGTACACTGTTGCAGCGGCAAAGGTGAGTGGGGCTAGATCCGCAAAGATAATTGAAGAAAAATTACCATTCACTCCAGAGTAAGGGGAGCAATTGAGTTGCGAGCTCTCGTCATGTACGTCCAGCTGTTCTTTTTTAGATtatttggtacattttctaaGCTTTGGAGATTGTGCGAAGCTCCAACTAGTACAAACGAGTACAACGAGTCCAAATTTCACACGGACGTTCTGTTTAATTCGCACAGTTTCCGAAAGGGGCAGGAAATCGTTACATAGTTGAAAAAATGCGCTGTTCTACTAAGGAAGGAAAGTTAATCCGTTTTATTTTGCCCTCTCGCTCCGACGGCCGCCGCCCAACCGACGGCAACGGGGCCGGCAATCATTTCTGGGCGGAAGCAACCACGCTGCCTGCGTATGATTGGACGATcttattaatttttcaattatcACTCggcatcaaaacaaacaattttattattatgttcCGCTCGTTGGGCATTATGCGCTTATGCTAGCAATGACCTACGGGGTTATGAGAATAGAGAGAACCCCGAGTGGAGTGAAATCCcgaaaaagcaagcaaacataACTGTAAAAGGTAATACGCAGAATATTGATCCCCGAGTTCTGAAGCGTGTGGAGCTGGTAGAAGAACTGTGGACAACGTCCATTCAAAGCCGAGCATCATCATAAATGTCTGAGTCTTCCTGCTCGGGCACGATCTTCCTTTAACGAGAACCATTATGGTACATTGTACGATCGTTCGGACCAATGCTTGACATAAATCGCTTCGCCTCTTATTTTGCCCATCTCTCAGCAAGACGACGACGCTCACGATGGGTACATTTTGAAGTCCACATTCCGGGAGATGATTGGATACGTCTGCAACTTCAAGCGACCGTCTGCTTCAAGACAAAGCCAAAGAGCcctttctttcattctttccTGTTGCCCACCCTTTGCCCACCACAATCAGTGCGCATGTCACACACGCGGAAGCAGATACggaaatgaaatttttcaACGCTGCTCCAGGCAAAAGGGAAGCCGCGCGAGCCAGGGAACCAGCGACAGAAAAAAAGGGTCACACAACGGGAACGCAACTCGGCCGTCGTTTGGGTTTCACCCGCCCGTGGTTTCACCTCGGTTTTTGGGCAGCGTGCAGCGTGGAAGAGTTCcggtgagcagcagcagaggcGGAAAAGACACCGCGAAACGTCCCAAGACGGATGGATGGCTTGTAAAACCGTGTCCGTGGGTTCGTGGGTTTGACGGGAGCAGTCAGCCCCGTGGCACTGTTGCTGCCGCCTGTCATGTTTTCGTCAATATTTATGAACCTCGGCTCCACGAATCTTCAGCCATTGGAGTTGGCTTGCGCTTACAGGGACGGTGAGGAAAATGGGTATAACAATCAGCCCGCTTCAGGGCACAGGCAGCTAACGGTACCGAAAGGGTTTGGCGGCCAGAACTTGACCCAGTGCTAGCGGGTGGGGAAGTAGGTGGAATAGGTTATGGGATAGGTTGTGCGAAAAGATTTATGGCGTGCGCACAAGATCACCGAAAACTTCCTGTGTTTGGCTTGCGCAACACGCGGATAATTGTGATAATTGTGTGCTTTAGACGCTCGAGGCTCTCGAGAAGCAGGGAGGCCTTTGCGTTGTTCGGGGCTGCACAGGGCCCTCAGAAGAGCAAAACCAACACTTATTAATGGGTCTTAATGGGTTGCATAATTTGACTAAACGATCCCGCCTGCGGGAGGTTTGGAGGGACCGCATTGAGCGAGACAACACCCTCACGATCGGGGCCCCGATACGATCGCAGGGGACAGTTGAGTCAATGTAAGCAGCGGGACACCTAAGGGCAGCTGTAAATAACTGTACACGCGGATACAAGCGCATAAGATGCGTGTCTATTAGTGTGCATGCTGCCCTCGTTGTCACCAAATGGCCCGAGGGTGCAACGAAAAGCGGACGTGTTTTGTAGACATGTTGCTCCAGTCTCAGCCGCTTAATCGAACACCCGGCACAAGCCGTTGTGCCGGGGTGACCTCATTCCCCCTTAACAATGCACGCGGCACGATGTCGAGCAGTGAGCGATTGTGTGGACTTGGCTTGCCTCTTTTTCCATCTCGCGCCCCCGGCAGCTAAGTAGATTGACTCCCGGATTGGCCCggtttttccattcgcttgTCCAACGTAAACCGTGCACAAGGGGACATGATCACGGGAGCagcacggcacggcacggcaAAGTAGCACACATGCACCAGGACGGGCGAACACTACCACGTTGTCGTGGCTTCCATGCTCATGTCCAACACCCCGATCGAATGCAGATCGATTTTAGGATCAAACGGGGGAGAAAAATCTATCCCGGCAAGAAAACACGCTCTTGCGCTCTGGCACGCCGCCTGCTAGAAACGAGGCCGCGACCCGGGAGCGTGGAAAAGCAAACGCTCCAGAGCGACTGACCTAAcctcattttttttgcttcaaaccacGCGTTGCTTTGGCTGCACTCCCCTTCCATTAGAAGACGTCCCCACGGGGGGAAAAAGTTTTGTGTGAGGCCGCCACAATCGGGTACTTTCTACCCCGGGACCGGGTTGCACGATCGGTGCTCGCTCTGGCCTAGAAGCGGGCTGAAAAGCCCTGCCAGCCGAGCCATCGCAAAAGAGGGTCAGCTGGGCTCTTGGGCCGGTGGAGTAACGGTTGTTTGTTTCGGTCCggcgtgtgtacgtgttggATCGTTTGCGCGAGTTGTGGCCATCATCGCACGCAGTGCGAGGAGAAAGTAGCGAACGCGTTTAACAAAATACTAAACCACCCCGCTCCGAAGCGGTGATGACCTTGAATCACCAATCTCACACTTTGATTGAAATCCTGGCCATTGTAGAAGCTACTACCAGTTCGAGAAGAAGACGAAAGAATAGATATTGACTCACAAACGATTCGCCGTTCACGGATGGTTTGTTTGTGAATCGGAATCGAATAGCAATCGGAATCCGATCGGAATTTTGTTTGGTGAAAGGCCTCATATATCGTCGTTATCAGGCCAGTGCAGCGGGTGGATGGAGTTTGGCGGACTTTCTCCGGTGGATGGTTGGCTGATTCCAGTTGCCGTGGATTGCGTTACCCGATGCTTTGCAGGAACTACGACGATTGAATAATGTCCGAGCGAGTTGAGCGCTTCCGAAACGGAAAGCGCACTGTAATCACGGAACATCACCGGTACATGAATATTGATACACACTGTTAAGGTGGATGATTTCGTGCTATTGGGTAATAGCAGTACATCGGGTTTGCGCCACCTGTGCACGGGATGAGCCTCATGTGTGTTGTTGCACTTCGAGCGATCGAAGTCAATAAACCGCTTTGTAACGCAGTCGCTTcaaatgcctttccaaaagcACATTGTTGCTGTCATAATGTGATTACTTCTATCGATTTATAGTCTTGTTTGTCACGATTCCTCTGCCGAGAGTgtgcttttgctttcaaaatGACACAAAAATGGCTTCCGTGCGAAAGGAAATGTCAGCCGTACGGCAGCGTTTGGTTTGGTGCATTAGTGGTCTCCCTACCCTCCAACTGTTATCGCCTGAATGGACACAATTAAAAAGCGATTTGTGTCTCGGTGgggtttggttgtttttgtttgtctatCAAAACGACACGACATCCCACAGTGCAAAatagagaaaataaaatacaaaaggTGACCCATACACGGCGCTACATCTTTTCAAACCCTTTGCCGGGGCGATGCTTTTCGAGTCATggctgaagatgatgatgatgcccgAGGCCCGGGGGCGATCTGTGTTGCGTGGGACCGATCGTTTCTCAGCCGACACGGAAGTCACCTATCAGATAATAATTACCTCAAGTGTCTtgaacgcgcgcgcgttctTCTTCGCGTGGTGGAGTAGTCGTTGTATGGCACAGCAACTTGAGCGCCCCCCCTCAAGCACTGCTTTAGGCTAAGGGTCATGATGTTGATGAGGGAATAGGGAGTGGAAAAAAACGGTAAACACGAAACAGAGTTTAATCTGTATTAAAAGCCCATCCCACAGGGGCTCATATCTCTTCCGGAAGTGAGGTAAGGTTCTCGTCATTGTTCTGTCAACCGTCACTGTGAGGTTTTTCGTTGCGGACGGACGGAAAATTTCTCTTTTCACATCCCATGCACCGCGTGCACGGGCTTTTTGATTGCGTGTTCTCAATCTTAACCGTGAGTCAAAATAGAATGTTTGCCTCTCCGAGGGGGGGGGACTGACTGACTGCTATTACCGTTCCCCGGTGCGGACCTAGAATTCCGCTAACTCTCGAAAACTTTGATTCCGGCACGGCGATATGTAGACGTGGGACTACTACTCCACGCAACAGTGTGCTTGACCGAGCGTAACGGCTGTCTCGGGCGGTGTGGTCCCCAACCTGTGCTGCCGAAGGAAGCAGGACAACCGGGTGGCAAACCGTAACCGAGTTGATCAAATCTGGTCCGCagctctccctttctctctctttctcaaaGATGTGTGTGGCACCTTTACACCGCTGGCACATTCGGTGGAGCCGATGATTCATCAGAAATTGGTAAATTAATTTTGCCGAACCTGATTTCTCACACCTGAGGTGGTTGGGTTTGCTGGACTGGGGTAGCAGTTTGATCGATTTCTTCGCCCCGAAACAGCCAACCGAAACACCGTGAGTGTTGTATCACTTAAACTTGGCGCTTGGAACCATCCAAAACCCACTCCAGAAGATGTAGACGAAGGTAGTAGAGAAAGAAATCGACTCCTAAACGCTTTTTTTCGGAACCGGGGGTTAGATGAAACAATTTTCtccaaacgaacgaaaaaaccGGGGAGCCCCTAGCACCAAGGTAGCGATCTAATTGAAAACAGAATCAAAAGAACCGTTTACATGTTGATCGAAAGTGCGCTGATGGACGGGAGAGAACTGCCACGAAAGAAGTAGAACGCGCAAGAGCGAGCTGAAAAACCTGCTGGAACGATTGGATGCGGGATACAGTGTCATTCGGTTTGGCAGGTTGCAGAATTGGGAGTTTCTGTTTCCTTTTCTGTGTCGGAAGGTACAGTTAGACGGGCGGGAGTTTGTCGATAACCTGTAATATTCAAATAAGGATACGATGGGATACTACCAGCCGGAATGTTGTCGGAGGGATCGAGAAGGAAGAGGGTCATGAACTCGATCGTACAGTTGGGAGTTTGTTTGATGATTTAATGTGCAGTTTGGATGATTGCAGGGTGTAGCATTAACACGCTCCAGGGATGGCTTGAGCCATCTTCTGGGAGGACGTGGACGTGGTGCCTAAATCTTCCTCTCCAAAAATTCCTCACCCCCTCAAGCAGTGGTCAAGTATTGCAATAATTTGGCTACTGGCAGCCAGCTCGGCCAGCAAATTGCAACAGTTTGTGAAGCAGCTAGAGAACCGCTTGCCTACGTTCCTTCCCGGCGGCGCTAATGACGCGGAgttcattaaaacaaaaccttcAGCTCCCAAGaggcgcgagcgcgcgcgtgtgtgtgtgtggaagccGTCTGCAAAGGCGTTATGTTTTCGTGGCCAGTCTTGGGCCGCGTTTTTTGCATCTTTTCCCAATCCAAGCCATGGAGCCGCTTTCCGCAATAGTGctaattaaagtgcttttgCTCACGAGTTGTGCAATGTTTGGCGAGCGTTCTTTGCAATCTAGACATTCGGCGGGAGCTTCTTGCTGTTGTGGTATTTCCACCCCGGGAAGATGGCGGATTGGAGTTGAGTCTCTCGGAACGGTGCAGAGAAGTGGGAAAGAAAAGGTGAATACCTTCATTACCGAATTACAGAAGCTCATTACGGCAGCCCACCGCCCTGTAAGTGTACTGTACTGTGATTTCGATTATACCTATCCAGGGGCTTGGAATATCCCCTGGTCGTACTTGGACCGTCTGCCGTGGAGAGTACCTCTCCGCGGAGAGTCATGAGCATCGAACGAAATTGAACACCAAACACGACCCTTTAACGACCCTCTCCTCCACATGATTACAGTACAGCAAGGGTTTTCACTTTCTTCCTCACACAACGCCTTCTTCTTTCTGTACAATCCACAGGAGGACGGTGGCATCGAGTTCTTCAACACGATCGTTCTGCAGCCTCATCTCAAGCTGGTCACTGATCTGGGGCGGGGCTACCACGTACGCTGCCGGTACAAGAGCCGCGAGGCAGCGCTGAAGAATGTTTCCTACCGGCACAAGGCGGCCGATGACAGTCGGCCGCTTGCGCTGACCAGTGCGGAAGGTGCCGGACCCGATCGGCGCGAGCATGGCCGCTCGATGGACAGCGGTAAGGACGATCGGGCGGTAAGCGGCGAAGacgggcagcagcaggatgCCGGCAAACCGATGCCAGGCTGCCACATGAAGATCTTCACCGGGGAGAAGCTGGCGGAGAACGTGAAGATCGGTGATCCGCTCACGCTGGTGATCAACATCGATCAGCAGGAGGAGTACGGGCTGCACGTAACGGACTGTCTGGTGCGCGACGGGCTGGGCTGGGGCGAGCAGAAGCTGATCAGCGACGAGGGCTGCCCGCTGGACAGTGAAATTCTTGGCCCGTTCGAGTACACGGCGGACCGGAGCAAGGCGACGGTTACCTTCCCGGCGCACAAGTTCCCGTACACGTCCTCGGTGTACTATCAGTGCAACGTGAAGCTGTGCGCACTGAAGGATCCGGACTGTCACAAGGTAAGTGGTTGGCGTGGAGACTCAAAGTGGTGATGCGTTTGACAGCATGATGAGCTTTTCCCCCACTGTTCCCTTAGACACCGACCTGCACGAACAAGAGCCGACGCACCAAGCGCCAGACGGACGAGGAGGGCCAGCCGGCCACGATCGAAGTCTTCTCCGGGCTGCACGTCAACGAGAACGCGGAGGTGCTGAGCGACGATGCCGATTCGGTGTTGAAGGAGAAGGTACAACAAATCAGTGCGATATCCCTTCCCAAGAATCACTCACTCAAGTGGGCATTCTCTTTCCGTTTCATTGCAGACACCGGACGATGCCATCTGTGTGTCCCAGCGTAGTTTCGCCGTTGCCATAGCCATTGCCGGCCTCTGCCTGATGCTGGCCGTCGTCCTCGCGGTGATGTGCATCGTGGCCCGCCGCAGCACCAAGTCCGTGTCGCACTCGGGCAGCTCGATCTACAGCGGCCCGTACACGAACACCGCCTTCTCGCACAGCAGCTAATCTTCCACGGCCGTACAGGGGATTCGTGATCTGTGATGCCTTCctggggatgttttttttcttgacgAGGAGCTCGGTGGCAAAAGCGAGGGAGTAAAAAGCGACAAAAACGAACGCTACTTTTCGAACGACCGTGCGACGATCGCACGGGGAGGGAAAACAGGGCTCGCGTGTAGCTTTAGGGACAGTGTTAGGGACGGCACAAGATTTTAGCGTTTAGTTGACAGGCGTAGTAGTACTACGAAATTGAAACATAGGTTTATTGACAGGTATTACCGAAGCAATCTTCATCGTGAATGCGAATGATGGTTCTCTCCCTTTTCCTTTCCGCGGTTAATACGATTGCTTTGCTAATATCGCAGAGACGGAAATCCCTCGGGCGGGCGGACTGGGCGACGGAGTTAGTCAACAATTCTGCCCCAACTGACCCGCTCCTAAGGTGTCTCtggaaaaaacaaacgacaaGCACAAACTAACTCCTCGTTTTACTAGAATATTTTAGCACGTAATAGGGAGTCCGTGCCCTCCGATTTGTTACTGCAGTAGCACGACACTCGGCTCGACTCGATCGCTTCACTCGATCGAGCGCTCGGGGCAGGGGGACGATCCTGCCATCCTCTCAAGCTCACGTTTCCGGATCTAAGTCAGGTGATGGGTACCTTCGATAGACTTGCTCTAGTTTAGTATTCTACTCTCCTCGCCCTACCAGCTGTAATCTGTTTTAACTTCCTAACTGCTTCTAAGAGACTTTCCGACACAAATCTTTTGTTGTAACAGAGAGAAGAAGGGccgaaaagagagaaagagagagtgtgtgtaaaacgcaaacacacacaactgcAATATGATTGAAACATTTCACCCACCTTCACCACCCCATTCCCCCTCCACACCCTTTCCCAGTGTGTCCCAGTGTCCACCAGGGTGGTTGTGGCAGCATCGTCTCTTGGAGGTGATCGTGATCGCCGCACCAGATGGCCCAGATGGGTACGATATGTGGCCCGTCCGCTCTTAACTGCCAACGCACTGTTTGCAACGCACTGTAAAAAGTATCGCtaattttaatacttttatatttatttaatatcgtcccttgaaatgtatttttttcaccTCTCCCATTCCTTCCCCATCCATCTCGTTCCCTTCCCCGATCCATCCACCCCTAGAAGAAATGGTCGTCTCGTATTGCAGTTGTGTCGATGCAAAATAGTGTGTAAGAAAAGGCGTacacatgtgtgtatgtgtatgagaGTGGTGTTGCTAGAACCCGTTATGGaagttttacttatttttttacgcACACAATTTagcaaaataatgaaacacCGTAGCAGCGCGGGTGATTCGTTGAAGGGTAGAAATGAACAGTGGCGAGCGATCGCGAAACCGTTCGCACGTACTGAAAACGAACTAGTAAGCACAAGGGTTAGCaactagaaactaaaataaactGTGAATATAACAAACGATGGAAAGGTGTTCTTGTAGTCTTGTAAAAAATGTGAAAGACaagaaaatgtttgttatTGGAGCGTTAGTCTGAACAAAATATGCAAGTACGTTTTGCTGCCTTGAAATTACTATCGTCCCTAAACTGGTGTAAGAAGACCAACAATTCGATTCTAGCCTGATGTAACTGGTATCCCAAGCGCCTCAGATTAAGCTtcaacgactggaaaatcaattatccataggaaaaaaacgaaaactttATAAGCTTCAAGGTTTGCTGCTAAacagatggcgtattacacaactcatcattatattgcccaagcgccacagattaagcttaaacgactggaagattgaatatccatacaaaaaaaatgaaagctccacagcttcattggtttgatctatagatggcgtattaaaactgattattatattgctatccttttcttgcaatgtgtttcggcaagtttcatcttatcatgacctatatagccttctaactttccgagcaaaaatctatatgaatggtcgtgtggtcaaatacgtgggtatcaacaccaacgaccattactcaaatctcacttgtttcagtgctggtggtttccattggagtttagtatttaaacaatagtatcgccgttctagttctagcgatgcataactacaatgtgaaaccatacaacagtacagaggaaatgagaaagctctcctccaagcgatgaagctcaactggttggggtatcccaccaacagagagcgccaccagctttttcactatttttagaatgcatgagtcgtttgacgtctgctaaacgaagtctttttatattccgtttagatagagaacttgagtcgtttagaagccgtttagtggtcgtttagtggatttgagGCACTTGGGTGCTGTCCTCTTCTTGCagtgtgtttcgacaagtttcatctaatCATGATTTATATaaccttctaactttccgtgtaaaaatctataa encodes:
- the LOC121592681 gene encoding uncharacterized protein LOC121592681; its protein translation is MEKHSIVSTILYVLTITTFTHGAQIPSMKRSATIFTKEPTVRIQCQSGSMLITIKDAPANLNGQFSGMVYPKGLAKNSTCLTEYHEQEGPLRYKLPLKSCNTMPIETEDGGIEFFNTIVLQPHLKLVTDLGRGYHVRCRYKSREAALKNVSYRHKAADDSRPLALTSAEGAGPDRREHGRSMDSGKDDRAVSGEDGQQQDAGKPMPGCHMKIFTGEKLAENVKIGDPLTLVINIDQQEEYGLHVTDCLVRDGLGWGEQKLISDEGCPLDSEILGPFEYTADRSKATVTFPAHKFPYTSSVYYQCNVKLCALKDPDCHKTPTCTNKSRRTKRQTDEEGQPATIEVFSGLHVNENAEVLSDDADSVLKEKTPDDAICVSQRSFAVAIAIAGLCLMLAVVLAVMCIVARRSTKSVSHSGSSIYSGPYTNTAFSHSS